Sequence from the Dysidea avara chromosome 5, odDysAvar1.4, whole genome shotgun sequence genome:
ACCAGATCTGAGACTGCACGTCATTACAAAGTATACTGTACAATCATTTTTATATTTCTCTATAGCACATCACGCATAAATGAAGACAAGCATATTACCACTGGATTGAAGGTTCACTGCTCTACATTACAGTATAACACGTTCACAGAAGAACATGCATAAACTGCTGAGTGTCCCTTAGCATGTCACTTGCAATTATGAGACCACTCCACACGTACACATAATCACATACACTGTTAGTCTTCCTAATCCTCCAACCAGCTCTTGTAGGCTAACAGCTCCACTGCAGTCAGAGTCGAAAAGTTTGAATAAATTTTCAGCAAACCCCTAAAATTACAAAGGATATACACAGTTGTGAACTTCAATACATTGGTCATCCAAATGAGTAACAAcagacaacaaaattaatagccGTATACTTTATAACAGTCAGACTATAAAAATTTCAGCAGCAACAACATAGCCCTCTGATTAAGAGTTTTGGTCATGAACAATGGAATAACCATATAGATCAAGCTTCATGGCAAGTCTGACTAGTAAATCATGTTTATAAAAGACAGGTTGGCTTTACCATGAACAGATTAGAGTCTGAAGTAATGGAATGCCAGAGCTTCATCCATAAGTCATTTCTCAAAACATAATTACTATATGTGGCCAACCATCTTGTGAGTAGTGCCATGGGAAAAtcagttaagcaaatataccagtATTACCGGCAATCGTAGATTATTGGTCTGACCAGACTGCATTGGTTAGTCCAGGTCAGACCACGACCTAAATAAATATAGGCAAACTTTATCTGGGTATGAAGCAGTGCTCATGGTTGAGTACAATTATCCTAACATGCACATGCACGTACTATATGCATCACTGACTTGCCAGAATGTTGGTGACAGCTATCAGCATACAATGTATCACTTTTGACCTAGTACAGTTGCATAATGTGTGTACATGAATTTGACAAATAAGCAGACAAGTTACTTGTGGGATTTGTTGAAAGGTTTATCAAATCACAGCAAAAGCATGCAGGATGTGTGTCACTCTAAGAGTTATCAAGGACCTTCTGAAAGCAAATGCTTTGCTTTTAAAACGAGACAAAAAACATCATTGCTGTAAATAGTGGTCAGTTTTTCAAGAGCTGTGCATGTGGTAGGGCGTAAAGCAATGCAGGTGGCAATGAGAAACAAGGAATCAAGTTTGCCCGGCCTATTACAAGGATCATTAAATGATTACAGTGACAAAGGAGTGATGAATTTTGCACATTGCTCACACACATGCATTAGATTGTTTCAATAAACTTGATCACCATTCTTTTGCTATACATATAGCTGTCACATGTATGACACACAGTGTGTATAACAACATGTATATAATACACACTGCGGACAGGTAGCTACCTAATGACTCCCTTAGCTTAACACATAACTTATATCGTAAAAGCAGACAAGTATGTCGTGCGCATCATTTGGTGACCAGGGTCACTACAACAActgatttttataaaacattTAACACATCTTAGTGAATAGCTACTGACACAGTGGGGGAGAATGCCAGATTAGCTGAGATAATTGCAGTTATTAATTAACTATCTAAACATGTAACAGATAGATAAACAGCTCATTATAATCATTACACAGACTGGTAACTCAGTTGTGTGTGGCATAACGGATTGTTTTGACCCCCATGAATGCGTAACATATGCATGGCTTCGCTGCGGACTAGGGGTGTAGCTTGGCACACAAATAGTTGATTAAACTCACGTCTAGAACTTTCGCTGCCTGCTTGAATTCCTTCAAGGTTACACGGCCGTGTTTTGCTACCTTGGGAAGACTCTCCCTAAACCACTCTATACACGCGGACAACTCGTCTTCTTGATAGACGCCAGCAGATCCGTTGGACCGGGAATAAGAGGTAGGCGATGTTCCGTTGACGCCACTAAATGTGACACTATTTCTCGCGTTAGTATGATTGTTGACAACAACGATGCTGTGGTCGGGAAACTCTCTGGGAGCCACTCTACCTCTTGATATCATTTTGCAAGCGGTTTAGTAATTAAAAGTAATTAGTAATTACAGATGTAGTCTAGTTGTAAATCTTTAAATATCGAAACCCATTATCGATAGCGCAGAGCAAATATGGATGAACACTGTGAGGAGAGAGAATTATTGCTGTCTAATGGTTCTCCAGTAAGAAGGAAATGCGTCTTGTTTACCAAGCGCGTTGGAAGAATTATTATAGCTAATCCTTTGCTGGTGTTCACCATTGCTGGAGTGCTCATTGGAGTTGCTATAGGAATAATTGTACAACCTTTCGAACCATCCAATGACGCCATTGAGCTAATATCCTTCCCGGGAGAAATCTTCCTCAATATACTTAAGATCCTTATTCTCCCGCTGATTGTGTTTAGCCTTCTGACGGGTCTGGGAGCGGTGGATTTGAAGACGTCAGGCATGTTGGGAACATGGACTTGTGCGTATTACTTTTCTACCACATTTCTGGCGGTCGTGCTGGGCATCGTGTTGGTGGTATCCATTCACCCCGGCAGTGGAAGTGTTATTAGTTGTGGAGATGATAATGAGGAGATTAGTGATATCCCCAATACTGATACATTGCATTCATTTTTGGATATTGTTAGGTGAGTATTGTGTCCAATAGAGCTTTacataaggccaggcaaactttattaattgtttctcatccctgcccgcATCCATTTTTACCCCACCGcatctaatttcattattgctgttatcaatcacatgcacacgtatttttgatgctaagaaggctggctatcatatCATTTTAcggcacagcaaatgtcacttgcacctcagaaacgaTGGTAAAATGTAAGTATACATtgtagttcttaaaaggctttacctttatagtaacagacagcttgatttggagtattttcttaataatgaataatgaaaaatgacctcctgcccacatggaaatccaaatttttgtggatgagaaacaagtaatcaagtttgccagGCCTAAGTTAGAACAATGCATTAGTGAAGTGTTTCCAGTTCAGTCTTATAGCAGGAAACGTGGAAAAGTATTGCATAGACTAAGGGTGTCAAGATTGTATCAGTATAACTTACGTTGCCAAGGTGATTTGCCTTTATGCTTGTTGTTTATCGTTGAAACTTTGTTTCAATATTTAGCTATTTATGAGCACAGTAGTTGTTTTTTATCAATCACTTGTTACAATTGAGTCAAAGCATTCTCATCTTAAAAACTGCCATAGAAAACCTTTCAGTGCGGTGAAATAGTAACAATCCCACATGTAGATACAGTACAACATGATGTCTTTGTCTAATGTACATATACTTTGTCTaatgtacatatactgtaccATTGTTCTAGCAAACTTCAGAGATGACCTGAAGATACATGAAAcgtatcaaatggtacagtcgtaccgtttaagtagggatcatggtGAATGTTTTGcacgccgcccaaaattccgcctttaaaaatcatcctacagacttttacacagcaaaaatcacctttacggaatagtgctagtccatataatacataatacagcattaaatacaacaaaacacttacaggtggtcggatatatatatatttttaaatcgCCCAAAACTCCACTTTtagcctcactgcctgaccacaatcacaagcctagagcccaaacgaagcagcgcacggtcaccattttacgccacaacaacaaactcaccagtgggatgtgccttttggggttctgacaagtatACGCCCTGtacgccttgtctttccttttatcttcaatcaggttggttgtcttcttcttcaagcatcgaaatCATACCGAGGCGTTagttttctgtatcaacacttttctgtagacaccacaaaattatttcagaaagcgcttatgctgctgaaagagcggggcgcttataatttcaagtgttgcacatgaaacattaaggctgctgagatgtcacttcgacttttgccaacACCTGGATTGCAATCGACGAAGAGATTTGAGGCGGACTGATACTTGAccgcttgttcctctgaacacactaaCCTAGCCAATCAGTGCCGGACGGCGAGATCAGCGAGTCagtgattcatgtgattggatagtactcgagtggaaattgtattacttcatcctgttagtcaagactaagctccagacaactgaaagggcctgttcgttcGAACAACTTCCGGCCAGGGTAAATAGAACGCGTACCATCGTaatgagacaggtcatagatctgagcaccACTGCTACCACAATCAAAGGTAAGCTGTGCACGCTACTACAGGCTCCAATTTTGGCACgtatgtactttaataagctgtaactagctagctgtgctacaacaaaaaactaaacaaaatagtattttaatttaatatgaagtagggatccatgcaataaaaagtggTAAAAccagagatgaatgatggtattacagcatagctcgatgggaaagtccctactttggcattgagcaaaattatagctaatgtgccaaagtagggactttcccaccgagctatgctgtaataccatcattcatctcttgtttcactactttttattgcatagatccctacttcatttttaaagtaacaatttttaaaatacaggGTACTAGCTATTTTGAAAGCAAAAGACATTCCCATAATCTGGGCTATTCTGGGATGCAAGTAGATCCTCTAGTAAGTGTTACCTTGTTACTTTAATTATTTCTTGGAAAGTGCTTCATTgtatgttataattatataatgctATAAAGCATCCATTGTAGGTAGTCTGTTGATTGAACAGTGTATTGTTCTTTTGAAGGCTTACCAAAATAATGTTATTAATAATAAATTGCTGTGCCCACTCTCACTACCCGGTTGCTCTCAAGGAGACGGAAAAAGGAATCTTATTATGTTGGCCTTACCACAACTACCTGAATACAACATTTAATATATAGACAATTGCAATAAAACTGGTGTAGTTTAGAGTAGTCATTATGCCACATAACTTACATATCTGCAAAGGGTGTATGTGTGACCTTAATATTATGTGAAATCAAGGGAGGCCACTGTTCCAATGATGGAAACAGTGTTGTAGTACTGTTTAGGTTTCCCTCTAAAATGATGGGCGCTGCCCAAAATGTTGCTTCTATAAACCATTCTAGGAATATCatatgtgatgaaaatcacctttatggaatagccGTAGTCAtttacagcattaaaacaagaaaacacatacaggaggctggatatagaattttacaaaaagttGCCAAAACCCTAATGTTGGTCTGCCTGCCATGTTGCagggctagaggccaaatgaagcagtgcacggccaccatttcacACCACAATAAATTCCATCGTCTTCTTcctcatgcaaggaaaccataccaaagcATTAATTTTCTATATCTTTcctagagatctctgtgtgtttaacatgctggtttgTCTCTTtattcagcgatctctattctcatgttttaaattccttagaggagcatagacgccacaaaactatttgaagctttGAGAGGGAGTAAATATTGTAGGTATATCTGTACCTATAAAATGATCGCATAGGACCACACCCTTAAACAATTAGAACATGCTGCCACACCCTAATTAGAGCTGAGTGACTGACTCCCTTAATGGCCTAGCTGCAATGAACCACACCTTTAATGTATTACTTAGCAGCgaaatctagatactctaatagaacattcacacaCACATTTAGCTATATCAGAGCTGTaacaaaaagtaataattaaagtagggttccagcgatAAAATTTGAAGCAAATGATAATAGCTAGTCTATCTCATTGAACAGGTGGTGGtaatatgccaatgtagggattttcccacacaggctagctaccattgttcatatcTATTAAATTATGGAGCAATCTCCCAGAAAACATAGTCAACCAGCCATCTTTGAATGATCTTAAAGAATTATtgtatacagtggtccctcgattatccgaaatCGTTGGGCCCTgtgtgtgttcagataatcggaaagttcggataatcaaaacccattcatttatatacaaagcCTTGCtcgattactctaatagaatgcacactttatatataaaatactctaatagaacagtcatcgagtttggataactgaaagttcagataatcgagggacTACTGTAGTTATTTATTTTAGATGTAGATATAGCATTAAGTAATCACTTTGTATCTGTGTCATGCTCTGTAGAGtttctacacagtaataaataaataaataaatatctcttgcttcactacttttattgctggaacctacttcatttttaaattactattttttaattgtactagtatatatgtgacctaattttagaaaaccgtcgatatatgcATATTTATAAAGATTCcttttattggttctttgttgtctacagagacagacagaggaatggaccggctaagtttcagcttaataagttaagcagtgtgggaaatacaacAAGACAGCTGGATGAGCgaaaaaatcaatatgtacagaagacaccgagaaaataatctacaggcgcttacatataccatcataacttactgatataATGGCATACGGagttgaatctttgctcattgtatttgccatgaatttgtgaatctaccaaggtatagtttttgccaaaggtattcttctgtgatccAGAAGGAAGGTGAATTCATTGAAGAAAGATTGTCGTAAATTCTTTCGTAACTGCAATGTAAACTAACGTCTGTAACTCAGAAACCCACCTGtgtatgaagatgaaacaaggatttttgaactccctatgaatGAGGGAACACAATGATGCTCAGGATTTATCCACAGAAGGGTCAATTCACCAACCAGCAaggtgataaaaacttgcataatttttttctgtaGCTTGCACTTTTTACCCAATGTTTTTACataaatgtgttttattacaaaagtactattgtgcgtagattgacggttttctaaaattaggtcacatatgtaataattataagggctttgcctgatatgtatgccctcgccatgccccgtgttacagctaatatgtaatacttatcaggctgatagcctgtacagggcaatcaatcacccaagccaatacgagtgcagccactggatgtattatatatgcatacctaaaatttttgattatgggtcagcagctagtacgttctggtatgataaacggacatatcctagagatatcacggaaaatttTGGTTACGcaaatttaatgttttaatcaatgCTATCaaattgtttatggaaaaatGATGGAGTTCACTACagggcctagataggtaagcttccttctagagtggttagtccgtgcagagtggtagctttgcagtgttgggagtaacgcgttacataagtaacgcattacataatattattacttttgtggtaactaagtaatataacgaaatacgctataaaaacagttaatataactcaagttactttacttacaaatgtaatgcgttacctaagtaatatagttactgtaacgaatctaatattacgtaatattattactacaggtaacgaagttactaatctcgttagttatcttctgagtaacgcctagccacaacggagtaatgaagcctactggatgaagcttatttaccagcttcttacttataaccaagatttgcacattgtccaacaacgcaatcatgtcatgtgataaagtggtagtttcacacgtgacagcttaaggccgtggacacaaagtaatataatatgtaatattattatagttgctttattttatgagtattacgtaactgtaactaaatagttcagttgcaagtaatatgtaatatttaactagttacttttacaaagtaactttcccagcACTGTAGCTTGGTGATGGGGGtgtgtccatattcgaaaatgtgtggaaactattggtgaataagctatagcactagttctcaccttagcccaatatttttcaactcataggatggcaaggataacaaaacactctctgTCTAAGTGGTTTTCACAACAAAATCCAAGTCATACATCTTAATCACAtagagtattaatcgatccccacaatcgatttcagcctcaacgtctatataatcgcTGCCCAGTTGTAACCCGGCTACATTTCGTAagtagcctggctagctgggctacatatgaaatttaGCCCGGGTGGCTTCTTTGATCTGAGATGTGaaagtgatatatatatgtatgtatgtagtatgtaaGAGTTAAAGCGCTGCTGTGAGTACTATACGTCAAATATAGCACATAAAAGAGTGGatgagagacaaatatagcacaaggtGAAGACAGACTAGTCCAGAACCTAAAAATGCAAACCAGTCCAAATCCAAACCAAACCAAAATGCAAACCAGTCCAAACAAATCCTAGTCCACAAATGCCCAGGTTCGAGGCCACCACCTCCCATCTTGTCTctgtacagtacaacacaacCTATTTATTCTACCAATGATAAGACTActccgtgagtttctaattgtttcatatATCTTGTGAATACCTTAAGTTGACGGTTCTCTATAACCATTAAAACACTGCCTAGGCTCATGCTATACATCAAATATAACACTCAAAGAATACTTTAACGGCTAAaactttttgattgtggtacttaataataagcatatttctgtGAAATTCCTAGGACTCATCCGTTTATGTGAACACAATGTAGTAAGAACGTTctctgctgctgaccacaagtaACCATCACCGAAATATTCAAGTATGTCTATAAATTATATCCAGTGGTTCTGCTCTTattggttgggttgactggtcatccaggctatcagcctagactagcttggttgattggttgtactggccagaatggGTGATTGTTCACACAGCAGGCTAGGCCGCACACACTAGTGTGTCATGTgtagttctataactacctgataccATATAGCCAAAAATTTTCGAGGGACGAAACTTTCGCGAATTTTGTGAGTGATGATAGCTTCATGAAAATATAATTGTgttcagtttatacacatagctattaccCGCTTTCTAGACTTTCGTGAATTAAAAAAACGTGAAAATcatattttgcacagtttcacgaaagtttcatccctcgaaaatttcccactatacggtataGAACTGTGGGTTTatcaaagtgttctataactgcccaatatagaacagttGCATTCTGTATGGCTATTACAGAATGgccttttttttgctttgatcctcacATGCAAGGTTCTTTATATATGTGCAGTAGGTCACAGTTTGCAAGATGAATTTTTCCATTCAGATTTgctgaatattctattagagtatgactgctctattagagtgtgttTGCTTGACAATTTATTGTTTTTCACCTTGATAGTTTTCCAAAGAGTGTAGCTAGTTTTATCCCTCTGAGTATCACTAATCACTTATTACACTAATCAATCATTACATATCACTCGTGATGTCATCACTAATTTAATACCTGTGGCTCTTATATCTGTCACGCAGTTATGAATTAAACAAGTGTGTGTTATAGAAATGTTGCTACACAAATGCTGCCAGAATACCTGAGACTATATGTCACTGTGTAATTTCCTGTCAGTATGTCAGCCACTTGGTTAACTTCAAGGAAGAGCCACGTAGTATAATAATAAGTTAAATTTTTAAATGGTTTGATTACCAGTGGTATATCTGGTTTGGTAGGACACAGGTATACTGGCTACTGCCAAAGGTATCCCAATCTGAGTGATCTGATCACCCCTCCACCCACCTCCCCTTCCAAAATATCGGATGAAAAGTTTGTCACTGATAAAGTACCTGaaactttttttcttctttgtaaCTACATNNNNNNNNNNNNNNNNNNNNNNNNNNNNNNNNNNNNNNNNNNNNNNNNNNNNNNNNNNNNNNNNNNNNNNNNNNNNNNNNNNNNNNNNNNNNNNNNNNNNNNNNNNNNNNNNNNNNNNNNNNNNNNNNNNNNNNNNNNNNNNNNNNNNNNNNNNNNNNNNNNNNNNNNNNNNNNNNNNNNNNNNNNNNNNNNNNNNNNNNAAAGTCCTCAAATTGTTTCACCCACAAAGCTTAAAAATAGGTCGAGTTACCCTTATATAGACACTCATCTGTACAGCCACACAAGTGGTACCATTTGTGGTAGGTTTACCAGAGACAATGttctatatatagctaatggACAATGttctatatatagctaatagaCAGTGTTCTATATAGCTAATCATATTCATTTCATTATGTCTTTTACAAATGTGTATGTGTgaccatgtgtgtatgtgtgaccatgtgtgtatgtgtgtgtggttgaATGTGATATGATTTTGGTTAGTGTGTATAAGtggtaaaaatattttaattataGTCATAATGCTGCACAGCTGTTCTCCATTTGATAAACTAATGGACTAAATTTTGTGTTTTATTAGATCTACAGTGTATGTGCCAGTGGTATCAGTGCTGATGAGTGTCTTGATCATCACTATTACTCTTTCACACCAATAAAATTCAGAAATATGAGAATTCTGTTTATAAAGTTTCTATGATTTATAAAATTGAGCAAATAGTTTGGGTTTTGTcttattttttaaaaatggttTGAAATAATGTCTCAAAACAATGTACAGACCATGAGTTGTATATCTAGGAAGTGTCATTTATACATGATACACACCATCAAATTGATAGAATGTATCTCCAGCAGTAAGTCATCAGAAACATGCTATTTCAAGATGAACTCGCAAAGTAAATGCCAGTATCAGGCCTGGATAATATCTGATCACTGGACACCTCGGTGGATAGTACTAATGTTCCTATGCACTAGGAATTCCTCTGTATGTTAGATGTACTGATGTTTAAAAATGCTTTATAGCACACGGAGCAGTAATTCTTACATCGAATTGTAGTACCACTTTGTAGTACTGGAGGCACTATTCATGTGTAACAATTGTGAATGGCATCCAGTGTTTTTACACCTACTCTGTTTCTTCAATGTTGATTTACTGCTGTGACCAGAGAGTGGTTTAGAGGAGTTCTGTACTAGCTCACCATGGTAACTAAGTAGCAGAAATTGTAATATCCTTGTTTGAATATTCTGACAAGGATATTAGTTAATACTGTTTCCTAGCAACACACTCAACTAACAATGTTAGACTAGCAATATGTTCATGGTATCATACAACTGTCAGTGCTGCTCACTCAACTAGActagaatggactactggacttgACTCTTTATTGAACAAGCATGGGTGGTACTTTAGTACATATGCAATCAGATTGTTGtgtttttataatttttttgttcTCAAATTTTTCAAACATAGATTTTTTTTATAGTAGCGTAGAGTATATCACAACTTTTAAATAGTGActaatattatcaagagttcataatatttgtatattttatgaactcttggtattgtTTTGTGCAAATACCATTCTCTATACTATATGGCTTCTATATACACATATTTGTGATAAATAGTTATGATCATTATTTACTTATTTTTAGAAACATGTTTCCTGATAATCTTATTGAAGCTATGTTCTCTCAAGTAAGTAATATGTTATAATATGATATGTATTTTTGTGTGTTTGACAAGGCCATGGGGTGGTCACTTAACttattgttttttgtttttttttgaaacTGAAACTAAAGTGACAATTATTTGTTCATTACAAAATGACCACCTGGGTTGGGTTTAAACTAATACCTGAAATTACATATGTACTGTGTGTGGGCAACATGTGGCATAAATGATGCATGCGTCAATTCGTAGGCTGGCTGCAGATAGTGCGTGATAGTGTATCAGTGAAGCCTACCAGCTGTAGGCTGTTTGACTGTGGTTTATCCATGCCAGCACAGTGCATAACACATGTAGTTgtgtgttactatgtatatatatagatacAAGTGGATTCCAGTGGTAGTATGGTGTATTCCATTAGATCCATTCAAATTGCCAAGTGAAGAACTTGACTTCATGTGAGTGTGACACTTCTAATGGTGGCCAGTGCACAGAGAAGCAATGCAGCTTGGAGAAACGCAGTGGCATGAACATTTTGGGAATTATTATATTTACGATTGCTTTTGGTGTAGTTCTTAACAGCCAGGGAGAGGCTAGTAAGAAGTTGTTTGAAGTGTTTAATGTTGTTAATGAAGTTGTGATGAAGTTGGTGGCCATCGTGATGTGGTAAGGAGTGAAATACAAGCATCAAATACTACTGTAACATGtactctctctcacacacacacacatgcacacatgcacacgctgATTATAGGCATTTACATACTTGTCATGTTTCTATGTAACAATTTTAGCTATACCATCCTTCCTTCAATAGGTGTATAGTTTCCATACTTTAACTTTAGGTGTGTGCTGGTTTTGGTTTTGCGACATAACAAGCCCATAGTTTATGGCATAGTAATCCATTTTAGGTAGCCTTTGTAATTTAGTTAACATAATATTGTTACAGGATCTTGCCAGTGGGAATTGCCAGTCTTATTGCTGGAAAACTGGTAGAAGTGGAGAGTTTCTCAACGCTAGTACAAGACCTTGGCCTCTACATAGTGACAGTGATGGCTGGTCTTTTCATCCATGCCCTGATAGTTCTGCCGTTGATCTACCTGGTGCTTACTCGTAGGAACCCTTTTGCCTTGATTGGTGGCATATCACAAGCCCTGCTAACTGCTTTTGGTACATCTTCCAGGTAGGACCAATGGTGTAAGTTTGTTGACAAGTTGATAAAGTATGTGTACACTTATATGTTAAAAGAATTGAATTTGTTAAAGCTATGAACTACGAAACCCATGAAGGACCTAACTAACCCTATATTGTCTGTAGTTaaaatgtgcatgcaaaatgtGTCACCATATAGCCATTTACATGGTGAAATCTTCATTTGTTTTGTGCCGAATATAGAAGTTGCATCCTAAATTAGTTTTCTATGATGTACAAGTCATTTTATTGTAACCCCAATAGGCCAGTGTAAAGTAATTGTTCTTGTGATGTTAAGTGAGGCATAGCTGCTTGAAACTTTGTAACATTGATAcatatttttgttgttttttgacGATGACACCT
This genomic interval carries:
- the LOC136256995 gene encoding excitatory amino acid transporter 2-like isoform X2, with translation MDEHCEERELLLSNGSPVRRKCVLFTKRVGRIIIANPLLVFTIAGVLIGVAIGIIVQPFEPSNDAIELISFPGEIFLNILKILILPLIVFSLLTGLGAVDLKTSGMLGTWTCAYYFSTTFLAVVLGIVLVVSIHPGSGSVISCGDDNEEISDIPNTDTLHSFLDIVRNMFPDNLIEAMFSQIHSNCQVKNLTSCECDTSNGGQCTEKQCSLEKRSGMNILGIIIFTIAFGVVLNSQGEASKKLFEVFNVVNEVVMKLVAIVMWILPVGIASLIAGKLVEVESFSTLVQDLGLYIVTVMAGLFIHALIVLPLIYLVLTRRNPFALIGGISQALLTAFGTSSSSATLPVTIKCLEENCGVDVRVTRFMLPVGATINMDGTALYEAVAAIFIAQINGISLDFSKIVVISYSSKYRSCWCTHGRLVYSSDSSDSS
- the LOC136256995 gene encoding excitatory amino acid transporter 1-like isoform X1, giving the protein MDEHCEERELLLSNGSPVRRKCVLFTKRVGRIIIANPLLVFTIAGVLIGVAIGIIVQPFEPSNDAIELISFPGEIFLNILKILILPLIVFSLLTGLGAVDLKTSGMLGTWTCAYYFSTTFLAVVLGIVLVVSIHPGSGSVISCGDDNEEISDIPNTDTLHSFLDIVRNMFPDNLIEAMFSQIHSNCQVKNLTSCECDTSNGGQCTEKQCSLEKRSGMNILGIIIFTIAFGVVLNSQGEASKKLFEVFNVVNEVVMKLVAIVMWILPVGIASLIAGKLVEVESFSTLVQDLGLYIVTVMAGLFIHALIVLPLIYLVLTRRNPFALIGGISQALLTAFGTSSSSATLPVTIKCLEENCGVDVRVTRFMLPVGATINMDGTALYEAVAAIFIAQINGISLDFSKIVVISITATLASIGAAGVPMAGLFTLVIVLTAANLPVEDVSLIIAVDWLLDRCRTTVNVLGDSFGTKIVERLSRGYLMSSSLATDNGGLEDTQSSSPQVDTTGNNNFELHKTEAVSPSHDSTKL
- the LOC136256995 gene encoding excitatory amino acid transporter 1-like isoform X3; translated protein: MREHNDAQDLSTEGSIHQPARNMFPDNLIEAMFSQIHSNCQVKNLTSCECDTSNGGQCTEKQCSLEKRSGMNILGIIIFTIAFGVVLNSQGEASKKLFEVFNVVNEVVMKLVAIVMWILPVGIASLIAGKLVEVESFSTLVQDLGLYIVTVMAGLFIHALIVLPLIYLVLTRRNPFALIGGISQALLTAFGTSSSSATLPVTIKCLEENCGVDVRVTRFMLPVGATINMDGTALYEAVAAIFIAQINGISLDFSKIVVISITATLASIGAAGVPMAGLFTLVIVLTAANLPVEDVSLIIAVDWLLDRCRTTVNVLGDSFGTKIVERLSRGYLMSSSLATDNGGLEDTQSSSPQVDTTGNNNFELHKTEAVSPSHDSTKL